One stretch of Acetomicrobium thermoterrenum DSM 13490 DNA includes these proteins:
- a CDS encoding formylmethanofuran dehydrogenase subunit A produces MLVIKNGRVYDPINGVKGEIRDIYIEGGKIVGKPEHIPKDTISIDADGMIVMPGGIDMHAHIAGSKVNMGRKLCPEDHYEHFRIAERGLRSGVGSRVPTTFMTAYRYVEMGYTTVVEAASAPLVTRHTHEELRDMPSMDKAILITMGNNEILMDRISQGKIDEARDIVAWLLKSTGGYGVKVVNPGGVENWKWGGNVESWDDEVRHFDISSRKLINTLVTIVDELKLPHSVHLHGINLGLPGNADTTAEIIKDIPGRLHLCHLQFMSYGRNKKGGLRSGASAVAEVLNGHPNVTMDVGQIVFGNAVTMTSDGPLEYRIQKMTGHKWCNDDVECETGGGVVPLEYKIKSVSSAVQWITGLELFLLTKDPWQLALTTDHPNAGPFFCYPQVVRLLMDKDYRDHFISLLPPKAFRGSVLRELNREYTLYEIAIITRAAPAKILGLPEKGHLGIGADGDVAVYDPNQFGKRKCLCSFKPCRRALDFPSWVIKGGEIVVRDGAILRDIPGVVYRVNPSYDGLIVDKIREDFERYYTLSFDNYPVQEEYLKDTKGVACQ; encoded by the coding sequence ATGTTAGTGATAAAAAACGGTCGGGTATATGACCCGATAAACGGTGTAAAGGGAGAAATTAGGGACATTTACATTGAGGGCGGCAAGATTGTGGGAAAGCCCGAGCACATCCCTAAAGATACGATATCAATAGATGCAGATGGCATGATTGTGATGCCGGGTGGTATTGATATGCATGCTCATATTGCAGGGTCCAAAGTGAATATGGGCAGAAAGCTCTGCCCTGAAGATCATTACGAGCATTTTAGGATTGCCGAAAGGGGATTAAGGTCCGGCGTCGGTTCCAGAGTGCCTACGACTTTCATGACTGCCTACAGATACGTCGAGATGGGGTACACCACGGTCGTAGAAGCTGCATCTGCCCCTCTGGTAACACGTCATACACACGAAGAATTAAGAGACATGCCTTCTATGGATAAAGCAATATTAATTACCATGGGTAATAACGAAATTTTGATGGATAGGATTTCGCAGGGCAAAATCGACGAAGCAAGGGATATCGTGGCCTGGCTGCTGAAATCAACTGGAGGTTATGGCGTTAAAGTAGTAAATCCAGGCGGAGTGGAAAACTGGAAGTGGGGAGGTAATGTAGAAAGTTGGGATGACGAAGTACGACATTTTGACATTTCATCGAGAAAATTGATAAATACTCTAGTCACTATAGTTGATGAGCTCAAACTTCCCCATTCGGTGCATCTACACGGAATTAACTTGGGGTTGCCCGGAAACGCAGATACGACAGCGGAGATCATAAAAGATATCCCTGGCAGACTTCACCTCTGTCACCTGCAGTTTATGAGCTATGGAAGGAACAAAAAAGGTGGGCTTCGTAGTGGCGCCTCGGCTGTTGCCGAAGTTTTAAATGGGCATCCCAACGTGACAATGGACGTCGGGCAAATCGTTTTCGGCAATGCCGTCACTATGACGTCCGATGGGCCTCTTGAGTATAGAATACAAAAAATGACGGGCCATAAGTGGTGTAATGATGATGTGGAGTGTGAGACCGGTGGTGGAGTAGTTCCTTTGGAATATAAAATTAAATCGGTCTCGTCGGCAGTTCAATGGATTACTGGTTTGGAGCTTTTTTTACTGACTAAAGATCCGTGGCAGTTGGCTCTCACGACAGATCATCCCAATGCAGGACCTTTCTTCTGTTATCCTCAGGTTGTAAGGCTTTTGATGGATAAAGATTACAGGGATCACTTTATAAGCTTATTGCCTCCGAAGGCCTTCAGGGGGTCGGTCTTGAGGGAATTGAATCGAGAGTATACTCTTTATGAAATAGCGATAATAACGAGAGCTGCTCCAGCAAAGATATTAGGCTTGCCGGAAAAGGGACATCTGGGCATTGGAGCCGATGGAGACGTGGCGGTATATGATCCTAATCAGTTCGGAAAAAGAAAGTGTCTCTGCAGCTTTAAACCTTGTCGCCGAGCTCTTGATTTTCCGTCATGGGTTATAAAGGGTGGAGAAATAGTCGTGAGGGATGGTGCGATTTTAAGGGATATCCCCGGGGTGGTATATAGGGTGAATCCTTCTTATGACGGGCTAATCGTAGATAAAATAAGAGAAGATTTTGAGAGATACTATACCCTTTCTTTTGATAATTATCCCGTCCAGGAAGAGTACTTAAAAGACACTAAAGGGGTGGCCTGCCAGTGA
- the mptA gene encoding GTP cyclohydrolase MptA, translating into MNLQEQRHVAFILLGANLGDRQSNILQALQYIQVRAKVERVSSFYETEPLDGSDQPKYLNMACQIITDDSPKDLLAFLKWIERRMGRTFAERNAPRPIDIDLLFYDDLIIKESDIWIPHPRMQERAFTLIPLAEIAPDYVHPLTNETIKDMSQKIDASTVKKVDRSLKFKLESDIQGGRPSINVGLSRVGITNLNRVIRLGVKGKAELFYATLDFFAYLDPYKAGVHMSRFTDVLEGIVEEISLEPSPDIESLAERLALQVVQSQRAKKAEVRIKAKYPMERVTPISAKKTEELFTFIGIASTDGKMSRRVIGVEVEGMTACPCAQDMMASHSRMLLKEAGYTSEEAAKIVSLIPMATHNQRARGTLLVGSDMSVRAEHLVHIIEASMSSETYELLKRPDEFFVVNKAHQNARFAEDVVRHMLLNLVEVYPDLPDDTFVLAREESLESIHQHNAFAERSGLLGDIRGEIRLKDDILCSSVTLEEWLKL; encoded by the coding sequence GTGAACTTACAGGAACAGAGACACGTTGCCTTTATCCTTTTAGGAGCCAACTTAGGCGACAGACAAAGCAATATTTTACAGGCGCTTCAATATATCCAGGTAAGAGCGAAAGTAGAAAGGGTATCTTCTTTCTACGAAACGGAGCCGTTAGACGGAAGTGACCAGCCGAAGTACCTGAACATGGCTTGTCAAATTATCACCGACGATTCGCCCAAAGACCTGTTGGCTTTTTTGAAGTGGATAGAGAGGAGGATGGGACGCACCTTTGCTGAGAGAAATGCTCCCAGACCCATAGATATAGATCTTTTATTTTACGATGATCTCATAATAAAGGAAAGTGATATATGGATACCTCATCCTAGAATGCAGGAAAGAGCTTTTACTCTAATTCCCTTGGCGGAAATAGCTCCAGACTACGTTCACCCCCTTACAAACGAGACGATAAAAGATATGTCTCAAAAAATAGATGCTTCAACTGTGAAAAAGGTAGACAGAAGCCTTAAATTCAAACTGGAAAGCGATATACAGGGTGGTCGACCCTCTATCAATGTCGGCCTGTCCAGGGTGGGCATTACAAATTTGAATAGGGTAATAAGGTTGGGGGTTAAGGGTAAGGCGGAGCTTTTTTACGCCACGCTTGATTTTTTTGCCTACCTCGATCCATACAAAGCAGGTGTGCACATGTCAAGATTTACAGATGTATTGGAAGGCATAGTAGAAGAGATTTCCCTGGAACCTTCTCCGGATATTGAAAGCCTTGCCGAGAGGCTTGCCCTTCAGGTTGTTCAGTCTCAGAGAGCTAAGAAAGCTGAGGTGCGGATAAAAGCGAAGTATCCAATGGAAAGGGTAACTCCGATCTCGGCCAAGAAGACCGAGGAATTGTTTACATTTATCGGTATCGCATCGACTGACGGCAAAATGTCTCGCAGGGTTATCGGCGTAGAAGTTGAAGGGATGACTGCCTGTCCCTGCGCTCAAGACATGATGGCTTCACATTCGAGGATGTTGCTTAAGGAAGCAGGTTATACTTCAGAGGAAGCAGCAAAGATCGTCAGTTTGATCCCGATGGCCACTCATAATCAGAGGGCAAGGGGGACGCTACTCGTCGGTTCTGACATGTCCGTTCGAGCGGAGCATCTGGTACATATTATAGAGGCATCAATGAGTTCCGAGACATATGAACTGCTTAAAAGGCCTGATGAGTTTTTTGTTGTCAATAAAGCTCATCAAAATGCCAGGTTTGCTGAGGACGTTGTTAGGCATATGCTATTGAATTTGGTGGAAGTTTACCCCGATCTTCCCGATGATACTTTTGTATTGGCTAGAGAGGAGAGCTTGGAAAGCATCCATCAACATAATGCCTTTGCGGAAAGAAGCGGATTACTGGGCGATATAAGAGGTGAAATACGCTTAAAAGATGATATCTTATGTTCAAGTGT